From Bosea sp. NBC_00550, the proteins below share one genomic window:
- the leuB gene encoding 3-isopropylmalate dehydrogenase codes for MATHKLLLLPGDGIGPEVMGQVEQIVSWFGKQGLGSFEIEKGLVGGAAYDAHKAAISEGDMKLAQDADAVLFGAVGGPKWADVPYQHRPEAGLLRLRKDLGLFANLRPAICYPALASASSLKPEVVEGLDILIVRELTGGVYFGEPKEIVTLEDGSKRGVDTQIYTTPEIERICRVAFELARTRRNKVSSAEKHNVMKTGVLWKQTVTALHAAEYADVELEHVLADNCAMQLVRWPKQYDVIVCDNLFGDILSDVAAMLTGSLGMLPSASLGAEDPATGKRKALYEPVHGSAPDIAGKGLANPIAMIGSFAMALRYSFGAGEAADRLEGAIADVLGSGTRTKDIAAPGANAVSTSEMGQAIIKALEARG; via the coding sequence ATGGCAACCCACAAGCTCCTGCTGCTCCCCGGCGACGGCATCGGCCCCGAGGTGATGGGCCAGGTCGAACAGATCGTGTCCTGGTTCGGCAAGCAGGGCCTCGGCTCTTTCGAGATCGAGAAGGGTCTCGTTGGCGGCGCGGCCTATGACGCGCACAAGGCCGCGATCTCGGAAGGCGACATGAAGCTGGCGCAGGATGCCGACGCCGTGCTCTTCGGCGCCGTCGGCGGGCCGAAATGGGCCGATGTGCCCTACCAGCACCGGCCGGAAGCCGGGCTGCTGCGCCTGCGCAAGGATCTCGGCCTGTTCGCCAATCTGCGCCCGGCGATCTGCTACCCGGCGCTAGCCTCGGCCTCGTCGCTCAAGCCCGAGGTCGTCGAAGGCCTGGACATCCTGATCGTGCGCGAGCTCACCGGCGGCGTTTATTTCGGCGAGCCGAAGGAGATTGTCACGCTGGAGGACGGCTCCAAGCGCGGCGTCGACACCCAGATCTACACGACCCCGGAAATCGAGCGCATTTGCCGCGTCGCCTTCGAACTGGCGCGCACCCGCCGCAACAAGGTCTCCTCGGCCGAGAAGCACAACGTTATGAAGACCGGCGTGCTCTGGAAGCAGACGGTCACCGCGCTCCATGCCGCCGAATATGCGGATGTCGAGCTCGAGCATGTGCTCGCCGACAATTGCGCCATGCAGCTCGTGCGCTGGCCGAAGCAGTATGACGTCATCGTCTGCGACAACCTCTTCGGCGATATCCTCTCCGACGTCGCGGCGATGCTGACCGGCTCGCTCGGCATGCTGCCGTCGGCTTCGCTGGGCGCGGAAGACCCGGCCACCGGCAAGCGCAAGGCGCTTTACGAGCCCGTCCATGGCTCTGCGCCGGACATCGCCGGCAAGGGCCTTGCCAACCCGATCGCGATGATCGGCTCCTTTGCCATGGCGCTGCGCTATTCGTTCGGCGCCGGCGAGGCAGCCGACCGGCTCGAAGGCGCGATCGCCGACGTGCTCGGCTCGGGCACCCGCACCAAGGACATCGCCGCACCGGGCGCCAACGCCGTCTCGACCAGCGAGATGGGCCAGGCGATCATCAAGGCGCTGGAAGCGCGGGGCTGA
- a CDS encoding methylated-DNA--[protein]-cysteine S-methyltransferase: MATQHFHLFETAIGTCALAWEGERFIGAQLPEGDEVAARRRLARRFPEAEEAGAESFVADAVASIRALLTGEARDLSHLPIAIEAVSDFNRKVYEVALAIPPGETLTYGEVAARIGDPGAARAVGVALGQNPWPIIVPCHRVLAAGGKTGGFSADGGVETKLRILTIEKARTTAEPSLFDALPLAARPPRQ, encoded by the coding sequence ATCGCCACCCAGCATTTCCATCTCTTCGAGACGGCGATCGGCACCTGCGCGCTGGCCTGGGAAGGCGAGCGGTTCATCGGGGCGCAACTGCCGGAAGGCGACGAGGTGGCGGCGCGTCGGCGGCTGGCGCGGCGCTTTCCCGAGGCCGAGGAGGCCGGGGCGGAGAGCTTCGTCGCCGATGCCGTGGCATCGATCCGGGCTTTGCTGACCGGCGAGGCGCGCGATCTCTCGCACCTTCCGATCGCGATCGAGGCGGTCTCGGATTTCAACCGCAAGGTCTATGAGGTCGCGCTCGCCATCCCGCCTGGCGAGACGCTGACCTATGGCGAGGTCGCGGCTCGCATCGGCGATCCCGGCGCGGCGCGGGCCGTCGGCGTGGCGCTCGGCCAGAACCCGTGGCCGATCATCGTGCCCTGCCACCGCGTTCTCGCGGCCGGCGGCAAGACGGGCGGTTTCTCGGCCGATGGCGGCGTCGAAACCAAGCTCAGGATTCTGACGATCGAGAAGGCGCGCACCACCGCCGAGCCCAGCCTGTTCGACGCGCTGCCGCTCGCTGCCCGGCCGCCGCGGCAGTAA
- the trxB gene encoding thioredoxin-disulfide reductase: protein MAHTHARVMIVGSGPAGYTAAIYAARAMMEPVLISGLQAGGQLMITTDVENYPGFADVIQGPWLMEQMRAQAEHMGTKMVTDHIARVDLSQRPFRLWGDGGETYSCDALIVATGAQAKWLGLPSEQAFQGFGVSACATCDGFFFRNKEVVVVGGGNTAVEEALYLANLASKVTLVHRRDSLRAERVMQERLFKHPKIEVVWDSAIAEICGGTQPPNVTHLRLTNMKTGVESELKADGVFIAIGHKPATELFAGQLAMSESGYLDVEPGTTRTNVPGVFAAGDVTDEHYRQAVTAAGLGCMAALDAERWLAASALDRREAAE, encoded by the coding sequence ATGGCCCATACCCACGCCCGCGTCATGATCGTCGGCTCCGGCCCGGCCGGCTACACCGCCGCCATCTACGCCGCCCGCGCCATGATGGAGCCGGTGCTGATCTCCGGCCTGCAGGCAGGCGGCCAGCTGATGATCACCACCGATGTCGAGAACTATCCCGGCTTTGCCGACGTCATCCAGGGCCCCTGGCTGATGGAGCAGATGCGCGCCCAGGCCGAGCACATGGGGACGAAGATGGTCACCGACCATATCGCCCGCGTCGATCTCTCGCAGCGCCCCTTCCGGCTCTGGGGCGATGGCGGCGAGACCTATTCCTGCGATGCGCTGATCGTCGCCACCGGCGCCCAGGCGAAATGGCTAGGCCTGCCCTCCGAGCAGGCCTTCCAGGGCTTCGGCGTCTCGGCCTGCGCGACCTGCGACGGCTTCTTCTTCCGCAACAAGGAAGTCGTGGTCGTAGGCGGCGGCAACACGGCGGTAGAGGAAGCGCTCTACCTCGCCAATCTCGCCAGCAAGGTCACGCTGGTGCATCGCCGTGACAGCCTGCGCGCCGAGCGCGTGATGCAGGAGCGCCTGTTCAAGCATCCGAAGATCGAGGTCGTCTGGGACAGCGCCATCGCCGAGATCTGCGGCGGGACGCAGCCGCCGAACGTCACGCATCTGCGCCTGACGAACATGAAGACAGGCGTCGAGAGCGAACTGAAGGCGGACGGCGTGTTCATCGCCATCGGCCACAAGCCGGCCACCGAGCTCTTTGCCGGCCAGCTCGCCATGAGCGAATCGGGCTACCTCGATGTCGAGCCTGGCACGACCCGGACCAATGTCCCCGGCGTCTTCGCGGCCGGCGATGTCACCGACGAGCATTACCGTCAGGCGGTCACGGCGGCTGGCCTCGGCTGCATGGCCGCGCTCGATGCGGAACGCTGGCTGGCGGCCAGCGCATTGGACCGTCGCGAAGCTGCGGAATGA
- a CDS encoding DMT family protein yields the protein MPSLTTAHILPIAMLFGSNIFMTFAWYGHLSYKSTAIWLAILASWMIALPEYMLAVPANRVGSAVYSAAELKTMQEVITLTVFAGFSVFWLKESLTWSHAVGFALIAAGAFFIFHAKA from the coding sequence ATGCCCTCCCTGACCACCGCCCATATCCTGCCGATCGCGATGCTGTTCGGCTCCAACATCTTCATGACCTTCGCCTGGTACGGGCACCTCAGCTACAAGAGCACCGCGATCTGGCTCGCCATCCTCGCGAGCTGGATGATCGCACTGCCGGAATACATGCTGGCCGTGCCGGCCAATCGCGTCGGCTCGGCCGTCTATTCCGCCGCCGAGCTCAAGACGATGCAGGAAGTCATCACGCTCACGGTTTTCGCCGGCTTCTCGGTGTTCTGGCTCAAGGAGTCCTTGACCTGGAGCCATGCCGTCGGCTTCGCCCTGATCGCGGCCGGCGCCTTCTTCATCTTCCACGCCAAGGCCTGA
- a CDS encoding lytic murein transglycosylase produces the protein MRAITLALPLVLLASAAPAQADFQSCLAGLRSAAAAKGVSSATFDRAMAGVEPDMKVIEAMNNQPEFKTPIWDYLGTLVDDEKVAEGRSMMRQHASTLAAAEQRFGVDRHTIAAVWGVESDFGKARGKMPLVQALSTGACLAPRRNAFFKGELIATLQIIQRGDVRPERLFGSWAGAFGHTQFIPSTYLRLAVDGDGDGRRDLVDSIPDALHSTANFMAKAGWVTGATWGYEVRVPDGYSGPTGRNPKHPVSTWAARGIVKYDGSALNGTGNAGLLMPAGRNGPAFLVFKNYDAAYSYNGADSYALAISLLSDRLRGRPGVQGDWPTDDLPLSREQRRELQRLLIARGYNVGEPDGAVGALTRAAIKEIEGKIGMPQTGRPGEKVLRALKGGRV, from the coding sequence ATGCGCGCAATCACATTGGCCTTGCCACTCGTCCTGCTTGCTTCCGCCGCCCCGGCTCAAGCGGACTTCCAATCCTGCCTCGCCGGCCTGCGTTCGGCGGCTGCGGCCAAGGGCGTATCGAGCGCGACCTTCGATCGGGCCATGGCCGGCGTCGAGCCGGACATGAAGGTCATCGAGGCGATGAACAACCAGCCGGAGTTCAAGACGCCGATCTGGGACTATCTCGGCACGCTGGTCGATGACGAGAAGGTCGCGGAAGGGCGCTCGATGATGCGCCAGCACGCCTCGACGCTGGCGGCGGCCGAGCAGCGCTTCGGCGTCGACCGCCACACCATCGCCGCCGTCTGGGGCGTCGAGAGCGATTTCGGCAAGGCGCGCGGGAAGATGCCGCTCGTGCAGGCGCTCTCGACCGGCGCCTGCCTGGCGCCGCGCCGCAACGCCTTCTTCAAGGGCGAGCTGATCGCGACGCTGCAGATCATCCAGCGCGGCGATGTCAGGCCCGAGCGGCTGTTCGGCTCCTGGGCCGGCGCTTTCGGCCACACCCAGTTCATCCCCTCGACCTATCTGCGCCTCGCGGTCGATGGCGATGGCGACGGCCGGCGCGATCTCGTCGATTCCATTCCCGACGCGCTGCATTCGACCGCGAACTTCATGGCCAAGGCCGGCTGGGTCACCGGCGCGACCTGGGGCTACGAGGTGCGCGTGCCGGACGGCTATTCCGGGCCGACCGGGCGCAACCCGAAGCATCCCGTCTCGACCTGGGCAGCGCGTGGCATCGTGAAATACGACGGCTCGGCGCTGAACGGCACCGGCAATGCCGGCCTGCTGATGCCGGCCGGCCGCAACGGACCGGCCTTCCTCGTCTTCAAGAACTACGACGCCGCCTACAGCTACAACGGCGCGGACTCGTATGCTCTCGCCATCTCCCTCCTGTCCGACCGGCTGCGCGGCCGGCCGGGCGTGCAGGGCGACTGGCCGACCGACGATCTGCCGCTGTCGCGCGAGCAGCGGCGCGAGCTGCAGCGCCTGCTGATCGCGCGCGGCTACAATGTCGGCGAGCCCGATGGCGCGGTGGGCGCGCTGACGCGGGCCGCGATCAAGGAGATCGAGGGAAAGATCGGCATGCCGCAGACCGGCCGGCCCGGAGAGAAGGTGCTGCGCGCGCTGAAGGGCGGGCGGGTCTAG
- a CDS encoding SemiSWEET family sugar transporter: MSPAAIELLGFAAATLTSLCWLPQAWRTIRTRDTRAISLWTQGLFAAGTALWLSYGIQILSWPVIAANALTLLLVLVIISMKLRFG, from the coding sequence ATGTCGCCAGCCGCCATCGAGCTCCTCGGCTTCGCCGCAGCCACGCTGACCAGCCTGTGCTGGCTGCCGCAGGCCTGGCGCACCATCCGCACCCGCGACACCCGCGCGATCTCGCTGTGGACGCAAGGGCTTTTTGCCGCAGGCACCGCGCTCTGGCTGAGCTACGGCATCCAGATCCTGTCCTGGCCGGTCATCGCCGCCAACGCCCTCACCCTTCTCCTCGTTCTCGTCATCATCTCGATGAAGCTTCGCTTCGGCTGA
- a CDS encoding RidA family protein, producing the protein MRRLISTGSPFERSFGYSRAVIDGDLVFVSGTTGYDYVTMAMPDDPAEQTRNIFRTIGAVLDEAGSSLSQIVRAQYFVTDRSYCEPVLGVCGEVFGEIRPAAGIYVIAGLLKREMKVEIEVTARLRS; encoded by the coding sequence ATGCGCCGCCTCATTTCCACCGGTTCGCCCTTCGAGCGCTCCTTCGGCTACTCGCGGGCCGTGATCGACGGCGACCTGGTCTTCGTTTCCGGCACGACCGGCTATGACTACGTCACCATGGCGATGCCGGATGATCCGGCCGAGCAGACCCGCAACATCTTCCGCACGATCGGGGCGGTGCTGGATGAGGCCGGCTCGTCGCTGTCGCAGATCGTCCGGGCCCAGTATTTCGTCACCGACCGCAGCTATTGCGAGCCGGTGCTCGGCGTCTGCGGCGAGGTCTTCGGCGAAATCCGGCCGGCCGCCGGAATCTATGTCATCGCCGGGCTGCTCAAGCGGGAAATGAAGGTCGAGATCGAGGTGACGGCGCGGCTGCGGAGCTGA
- the msrP gene encoding protein-methionine-sulfoxide reductase catalytic subunit MsrP gives MLIKRRAGWEMPESQATPEGAFLNRRQLIGAGAGLIVGAALPGSAMAQTPDPTLDLYPAKRNEAYKIDVALTAEGDAANYNNFYEFGMSKDIVDASRRLATRPWSIQVDGMVEKPFEIGFDDLVRKLPLEERLYRFRCVEAWAMAVPWTGIPLKSFVALAKPLSSAKYIRFETFLNPRVAPGQGQRWYPWPYTEGLTIAEATNELPLLVTGIYGKPLPTQHGAPIRLITPWKYGFKSVKSIRKISFVAERPKTFWEGLQASEYGFWANVNPAVPHPRWSQASEQVLGSRDRRPTLIYNGYGEQVAGLYKGLEGEKLFM, from the coding sequence ATGCTGATCAAGCGCCGTGCCGGCTGGGAAATGCCGGAAAGCCAGGCCACGCCGGAGGGCGCCTTCCTCAACCGCCGCCAGTTGATTGGCGCAGGGGCGGGGCTGATCGTGGGGGCTGCGCTGCCGGGAAGCGCGATGGCGCAGACGCCCGATCCGACGCTCGATCTCTATCCGGCCAAGCGCAACGAGGCCTACAAGATCGATGTGGCGCTGACGGCTGAGGGGGACGCCGCGAACTACAACAACTTCTACGAATTCGGTATGTCGAAGGACATCGTGGACGCCTCGCGGCGGCTCGCGACGCGTCCCTGGTCGATCCAGGTCGATGGCATGGTCGAGAAGCCCTTCGAGATCGGCTTCGACGATCTCGTGCGCAAGCTGCCGCTGGAAGAGCGGCTCTACCGCTTCCGCTGCGTCGAGGCCTGGGCGATGGCCGTGCCCTGGACCGGAATCCCGCTCAAATCCTTTGTCGCGCTCGCCAAGCCGCTCTCTTCAGCGAAGTATATCCGCTTCGAGACCTTCCTGAACCCCCGCGTGGCGCCCGGCCAGGGCCAGCGCTGGTATCCCTGGCCCTATACCGAGGGGCTGACCATCGCGGAGGCGACGAACGAGCTGCCGCTGCTGGTGACGGGCATCTACGGCAAGCCGCTGCCGACGCAGCACGGTGCGCCGATCCGATTGATCACGCCGTGGAAATACGGCTTCAAATCGGTGAAATCGATCCGCAAGATCAGCTTCGTGGCGGAGCGGCCGAAGACCTTCTGGGAGGGGCTTCAGGCCTCGGAATACGGCTTCTGGGCCAATGTGAACCCGGCGGTGCCGCATCCGCGCTGGAGCCAGGCGAGCGAGCAAGTGCTGGGCTCGCGCGACCGGCGGCCGACTCTGATCTATAACGGCTATGGCGAGCAGGTCGCAGGGCTCTACAAGGGGCTGGAGGGCGAGAAGCTCTTCATGTGA
- a CDS encoding PQQ-dependent sugar dehydrogenase codes for MRFVFAGLTFATGTLGAFLSQSAIAQQRFPSSAGELVVETVASGLENPWGLAFLPDGRMLVTERPGRLRIVETDGKLSRPVTGVPSVMARGQGGLLDVTLDPAFARNRFVYFSFAEPRSGGNGTSVGRGKLNEQGTALTGVEVIFRQMPTISSNMHFGSRLVFDRTGALFVTVGDRYSERDQAQNPANHLGKVIRIRPEGGAPADNPKKQGWAPEIWSIGHRNVQGAALHPESGQLWTAEHGARGGDEVNTPKAGLNYGWPVITFGIDYSGTKIGEGTAKPGMEQPLFYWDPSIAPSGAAFYTGPVWPAWKNSLFVGALAGQMLVRLSTEGEKVTGEERLLTTIGERIRDVRQGPDGFLYLLSDDANGKILRVRPAR; via the coding sequence ATGCGGTTTGTGTTTGCGGGACTGACGTTTGCGACGGGGACGCTCGGGGCGTTCCTGTCGCAATCCGCCATAGCCCAGCAGCGCTTTCCGTCGAGCGCAGGCGAACTCGTCGTCGAGACCGTCGCCAGCGGGCTGGAAAACCCCTGGGGTCTCGCCTTCCTGCCGGACGGGCGCATGCTCGTCACCGAGCGGCCGGGCCGGCTCAGGATCGTGGAGACCGACGGCAAGCTGTCGCGGCCAGTCACGGGCGTGCCGAGCGTGATGGCGCGCGGGCAGGGTGGGCTCCTCGACGTGACGCTCGATCCCGCCTTCGCACGGAACCGCTTCGTCTACTTCTCCTTCGCCGAGCCGCGCTCGGGCGGCAACGGCACGAGCGTCGGGCGGGGGAAGCTGAACGAGCAGGGCACCGCCCTGACCGGCGTCGAGGTGATCTTCCGGCAGATGCCGACGATCAGCTCGAACATGCATTTCGGCTCCCGCCTCGTCTTCGACCGGACGGGCGCGCTCTTCGTCACCGTGGGTGACCGTTACAGCGAGCGCGACCAGGCGCAGAACCCCGCCAACCATCTCGGCAAGGTCATCCGCATCAGGCCGGAGGGTGGCGCGCCGGCCGATAATCCCAAGAAGCAGGGCTGGGCGCCGGAAATCTGGTCGATCGGTCACCGCAACGTGCAGGGGGCGGCACTGCATCCGGAGAGCGGCCAGCTCTGGACGGCAGAGCATGGCGCGCGCGGCGGCGACGAGGTCAACACGCCGAAGGCCGGGCTGAACTATGGCTGGCCGGTCATCACCTTCGGCATCGATTATTCCGGGACGAAGATCGGCGAGGGCACGGCGAAGCCCGGCATGGAGCAGCCGCTGTTCTATTGGGACCCGTCGATCGCGCCGTCAGGCGCCGCTTTCTACACCGGTCCTGTCTGGCCGGCCTGGAAGAACTCGCTCTTCGTCGGCGCGCTCGCCGGCCAGATGCTGGTCAGGCTCTCCACCGAGGGCGAAAAGGTGACCGGCGAAGAGCGCCTGCTGACCACGATCGGCGAGCGCATCCGCGATGTCAGGCAGGGGCCGGACGGCTTCCTCTACCTGCTCAGCGACGATGCCAACGGCAAGATCCTGAGGGTGCGACCGGCCAGGTGA
- a CDS encoding mitochondrial fission ELM1 family protein, translating into MPQTQTAMHENPKPTVWVLTDGKAGDELQCLGVAERLGVSPEIRRVKPRKPFAWLMPRGPIDPREAPDRPGSPLRSPFPDIAIASGRRAVAYLRALKKASNGAIYTVFLKDPRTGTGAADLIWVAGHDQLRGDNVLVTTTSPHRLTPQKLAAARAVPPATIAGLSAPRVAVLVGGDSRHHRFTAADIERFAGQLDELARSGAALMGSPSRRTSPALAAAVAAVFARHGGWWWDGSGENPYPALLANADAIVATADSTNMIGEAAATGSPVLVFEPQGGHDKIAALIAGLEHEGVVHRFCGRLEGERYEPIDSTPIIADAIWQGWQRHRADFGLTDG; encoded by the coding sequence ATGCCGCAGACGCAGACAGCCATGCACGAGAATCCGAAGCCGACCGTCTGGGTCCTGACCGACGGCAAGGCTGGCGACGAGCTTCAATGCCTTGGTGTCGCCGAGCGGCTGGGCGTTTCGCCGGAGATCCGGCGCGTGAAGCCCCGCAAGCCCTTCGCCTGGCTGATGCCGCGCGGGCCCATCGACCCGCGCGAGGCGCCGGATCGGCCGGGAAGCCCGCTCCGCTCGCCCTTCCCCGACATCGCCATCGCCTCCGGCCGGCGCGCCGTGGCCTATCTGCGCGCGCTGAAGAAGGCCTCGAACGGCGCGATCTACACCGTCTTCCTGAAGGACCCGCGCACCGGAACCGGCGCGGCCGACCTGATCTGGGTCGCCGGGCACGACCAACTGCGCGGCGACAACGTGCTGGTCACCACCACCTCCCCCCATCGCCTGACGCCGCAGAAGCTCGCAGCCGCGCGCGCCGTGCCACCCGCGACCATCGCTGGCTTGTCAGCTCCGCGAGTCGCGGTGCTCGTCGGCGGCGACAGCCGGCACCATCGCTTCACGGCGGCAGACATCGAGCGCTTCGCCGGGCAGCTCGATGAATTGGCCCGATCGGGGGCGGCCCTGATGGGTTCCCCCTCCCGGCGCACCTCGCCAGCCCTCGCCGCCGCCGTCGCCGCCGTCTTCGCCCGCCATGGCGGCTGGTGGTGGGACGGCTCCGGCGAAAACCCCTATCCCGCCCTCCTCGCCAACGCCGACGCCATCGTCGCCACCGCCGACTCGACCAACATGATCGGAGAGGCCGCCGCGACCGGCTCCCCCGTCCTTGTGTTCGAGCCACAGGGCGGCCACGACAAGATCGCCGCCCTGATCGCTGGGCTGGAACATGAGGGGGTTGTGCATCGCTTCTGTGGACGCCTTGAAGGCGAACGCTACGAGCCGATAGACTCCACGCCGATCATAGCCGATGCGATATGGCAGGGCTGGCAGCGCCACCGGGCCGATTTCGGCCTGACGGACGGTTGA
- a CDS encoding NADPH-dependent FMN reductase has product MAKLKLAIVVGSTRRESINRKLAEALAKLGADAFEPSFVRIDDLPLFNQDLEADRPEPTLRLKREIEAADAILIVTPEHNRSIPAALKNAIDWASRPYGKNSWAGKTVAVTGTSGGAVGTAVAQNELRMIMTNLAGVVVGGQVFITFKEELIDSNHEITNEGTRSFLQGFLDGFAKIAGKLAA; this is encoded by the coding sequence ATGGCCAAGTTGAAGCTCGCCATCGTCGTCGGCAGCACGCGCCGCGAGTCGATCAACCGCAAGCTGGCGGAGGCTCTGGCCAAGCTGGGAGCGGATGCCTTCGAACCCTCCTTCGTGCGGATCGACGATCTTCCCCTGTTCAACCAGGACCTGGAAGCCGACCGCCCCGAGCCGACGCTGCGGCTGAAGCGAGAGATCGAGGCAGCTGACGCCATCCTGATCGTCACCCCCGAGCACAACCGTTCGATCCCGGCCGCGCTCAAGAATGCGATCGATTGGGCCTCGCGCCCCTATGGCAAGAATTCCTGGGCCGGCAAGACCGTGGCGGTGACCGGCACGAGCGGCGGCGCCGTCGGCACCGCCGTCGCCCAGAACGAACTGCGGATGATCATGACCAACCTCGCCGGCGTCGTGGTCGGCGGGCAGGTCTTCATCACCTTCAAGGAAGAGCTGATCGACTCCAACCACGAGATCACCAACGAGGGGACGCGCAGCTTCCTGCAGGGCTTCCTCGACGGTTTCGCCAAAATCGCCGGCAAGCTCGCCGCCTGA
- a CDS encoding LysR family transcriptional regulator has product MDWDRIRIFYTVAESGSFTKAGDVLGLSQSAVSRQIGALERELRAPLFHRHTRGLILTEQGELLWRAAREMTQRLERTRSQLSETREHPSGELKVTATRGLGGHWLTPRLAEFLDLYPDIRVELILTDEELDLSMREADIAIRLRQPQQPDLIQRKLFTVHFHVYASPAYVKRFGEPKSYDDLDNHRILSFGGTSPSYLTAVHWLGTMGRDQRNPRPIHLTVNNITAMKRAVDSGAGIAVLPDYLIETGSPLVQLMRETEMPQLESYLVYPEEMKSVARVQVFRDFLIQKAQRWTY; this is encoded by the coding sequence GTGGATTGGGACCGCATTAGAATATTTTATACGGTCGCGGAGTCAGGCAGCTTTACGAAAGCTGGCGATGTTCTCGGCTTGAGTCAATCAGCCGTCAGCCGGCAGATCGGTGCGCTCGAGCGTGAGCTGCGCGCGCCCCTGTTCCACCGGCATACGCGCGGTCTGATCCTCACCGAACAGGGCGAACTGCTCTGGCGGGCGGCCCGCGAGATGACCCAGCGGCTGGAGCGCACGCGCTCGCAGCTCTCGGAGACGCGCGAGCATCCCTCCGGCGAGCTCAAGGTCACCGCCACGCGCGGCCTGGGCGGCCATTGGCTGACGCCTCGCCTTGCCGAGTTCCTGGATCTCTACCCCGACATCAGGGTCGAGCTCATCCTGACCGATGAGGAACTCGACCTGTCGATGCGCGAGGCCGACATCGCGATCCGCCTGCGCCAGCCGCAGCAGCCGGACCTGATCCAGCGCAAGCTCTTCACGGTGCACTTCCACGTCTACGCCTCGCCGGCCTATGTGAAGCGCTTCGGCGAGCCGAAGAGCTACGACGATCTCGACAACCACCGCATCCTGTCCTTCGGCGGCACCTCGCCCTCCTATCTGACGGCGGTGCACTGGCTCGGCACGATGGGGCGCGACCAGCGCAACCCGCGGCCGATCCATCTGACGGTCAACAACATCACCGCGATGAAGCGCGCGGTGGATTCGGGCGCCGGCATCGCCGTGCTGCCGGACTACCTGATCGAGACTGGCTCGCCGCTCGTGCAGCTCATGCGCGAAACCGAGATGCCGCAGCTCGAGAGCTATCTGGTCTATCCGGAAGAGATGAAGTCTGTGGCCCGCGTCCAGGTCTTCCGCGACTTCCTGATCCAGAAGGCCCAGCGCTGGACCTACTGA
- a CDS encoding DUF1236 domain-containing protein — MLRNIVFAAGLVLLPAAVMAQGQGQPNGLPEAPSMRSELAPRFKEYVITQRPTSFTYAQPLAVGTVLPQQGVVYREVPAEYGVSNYRYTVVNDRAVLVEPSTRRVIQIIE; from the coding sequence ATGCTCAGGAATATCGTTTTCGCCGCCGGCCTCGTCTTGCTGCCCGCCGCCGTCATGGCGCAGGGCCAGGGCCAGCCCAACGGCCTGCCGGAAGCGCCGTCGATGCGCAGCGAGCTTGCGCCGCGCTTCAAGGAATACGTCATCACGCAGCGCCCGACCTCCTTCACCTACGCCCAGCCGCTCGCAGTCGGCACGGTGCTGCCGCAGCAGGGCGTGGTCTATCGCGAGGTGCCGGCCGAATACGGCGTCAGCAACTACCGCTATACCGTGGTGAACGACCGCGCCGTGCTGGTCGAGCCCAGCACCCGCCGCGTCATCCAGATCATCGAGTGA